The Juglans regia cultivar Chandler chromosome 10, Walnut 2.0, whole genome shotgun sequence genome includes the window ACTTAGTGCAGGGTACTATGACGGTGCAACAGTATGTGGCCAGATATATTGAACTATCATGCTTTGCCTTATATCTTATACCCGATGTGGAGAAGAAGACCCGAAAATTTGAGGAGGGACTAAATAACCATATTTATGAGCGAGTGGCTGCCCTTCAGATCCAGAACTTCTCAGAATTAGTAGATAAGGCCACAATAGTTAAGCGAGGCCTCAAGAGAAGTGTTGAACTTCAGGAGCAGAGGAAGGGGCTAACGCCTTTGGAGTTTCCCTCGAACGAGAATCAAGGACCATGGAAGAGGATGAAGCTAGTGAACAACCCAGGCCAGAGAGAGGTGCAGGACAATCAACGGAATAACTCCTGTAAGTCTTGCAACGTAGTACACTTTGGGGATTGCAGAAGGAGAACTGGACGGTGTTTTTGATGTGGGAAGCATAGCCACCTCGTCAGAGATTGTCCAAAGCAACCAGATGGGAGCATGAACCCCAACCCACCTTAGAGGACTGATTTCACAGCACGAGGCAGGAATCAACACAACGCAGTGTAGGCTCGAATTCAACTCAATACAGAAtgcgcagcagaagcgtgaTTAATCCATTGGAAGTAGCAGCAGTTAGCTAAGCAAATTTCaaggacaattttttttttttaagcaggggaggatgtaataccccgtattttttttagtctattttgttttagtgaaggattattttaattaatttaaatattgtttgtcttgttttaaaatttatcagatttctcgttagatttattttataattttatttagttgtgaaatttactttgaggtgatttcttaatattaataagtgtttgcatttaaattactctttgctttaatgaataattttattgttggactttaattattattattttgtttatttattttgttttcccacGCACGGCACTACCCCATGCACATCTTTCTCTTTCCaaaatttagggttttttttatcaaccat containing:
- the LOC108983801 gene encoding uncharacterized protein LOC108983801: MAARRRVRNLGGLNVRNEEDRCTIEQFNQMHPPTFDGPGDLTLAEDWIQDIEEILHILNCTDKQKVLYSTFKLTGEAKRWWISERTIREADGRGVVSWLHFKQIFFDRFFPTSIRDTRAKDFADLVQGTMTVQQYVARYIELSCFALYLIPDVEKKTRKFEEGLNNHIYERVAALQIQNFSELVDKATIVKRGLKRSVELQEQRKGLTPLEFPSNENQGPWKRMKLVNNPGQREVQDNQRNNSCKSCNVVHFGDCRRRTGRCF